Proteins encoded in a region of the Canis lupus dingo isolate Sandy chromosome 17, ASM325472v2, whole genome shotgun sequence genome:
- the LOC112664411 gene encoding putative speedy protein E7 isoform X1 produces MEGKAAPRNRNRSPLASSSASSEAVSEQKVRRMRGQKKRKSMDVKAAVQESSTLTSNSTASETLSELRSWKKRGQKKNIWTVDHVEGMKLRMNKRRRPSYRPEDQEAFYRLLEDPVIQSFLEADIFLKVSDKYLLSMVVEYFGRVGLPGHLYNRIHFFLALYIASDMEEDNPTSKRSIFQFLLGREHWPDLYKEFLKLKVEFFHAMGHRAWVTPELCEEIQAQNPHHWVWSRVRQCAP; encoded by the exons ATGGAAGGGAAGGCAG CTCCACGGAATAGGAATAGGAGCCCTTTAGCCTCCAGTTCTGCCTCTTCAGAGGCTGTCTCTGAGCAGAAAGTCAGGAGAATGAGAggccagaagaagaggaaatcaaTGGATGTCAAGGCAG CTGTGCAGGAGAGTAGCACCCTGACATCCAACTCCACTGCCTCAGAAACTCTCTCTGAGCTGAGGTCCTGGAAGAAGAGGGGACAGAAGAAAAACATATGGACTGTTGATCATGTTGAAGGAATGAAACTCAGGATGAATAAGAGGAGAAGACCAAGTTACCGCCCTGAAGACCAAGAAGCATTCTACCGACTTCTGG AGGATCCTGTTATCCAGAGCTTCTTGGAAGCTGACATTTTCCTCAAAGTGTCTGATAAG TATCTGCTCTCCATGGTGGTGGAGTACTTCGGCCGTGTTGGGCTGCCTGGACACCTCTACAACAGGATCCACTTTTTCCTGGCCCT CTACATTGCCTCCGACATGGAGGAGGACAACCCCACATCCAAACGGAGCATCTTCCAGttcctgctgggcagggaacACTGGCCAGACCTCTACAAGGAGTTCCTGAAGTTGAAGGTGGAATTTTTCCATGCAATGGGGCACCGAGCCTGGGTCACTCCTGAGTTGTGTGAGGAG ATTCAGGCCCAGAACCCACATCACTGGGTCTGGAGTCGGGTGCGCCAATGCGCCCCCTAG
- the LOC112664411 gene encoding putative speedy protein E7 isoform X2: MQNSQAPRNRNRSPLASSSASSEAVSEQKVRRMRGQKKRKSMDVKAAVQESSTLTSNSTASETLSELRSWKKRGQKKNIWTVDHVEGMKLRMNKRRRPSYRPEDQEAFYRLLEDPVIQSFLEADIFLKVSDKYLLSMVVEYFGRVGLPGHLYNRIHFFLALYIASDMEEDNPTSKRSIFQFLLGREHWPDLYKEFLKLKVEFFHAMGHRAWVTPELCEEIQAQNPHHWVWSRVRQCAP, translated from the exons ATGCAAAATTCTCAAG CTCCACGGAATAGGAATAGGAGCCCTTTAGCCTCCAGTTCTGCCTCTTCAGAGGCTGTCTCTGAGCAGAAAGTCAGGAGAATGAGAggccagaagaagaggaaatcaaTGGATGTCAAGGCAG CTGTGCAGGAGAGTAGCACCCTGACATCCAACTCCACTGCCTCAGAAACTCTCTCTGAGCTGAGGTCCTGGAAGAAGAGGGGACAGAAGAAAAACATATGGACTGTTGATCATGTTGAAGGAATGAAACTCAGGATGAATAAGAGGAGAAGACCAAGTTACCGCCCTGAAGACCAAGAAGCATTCTACCGACTTCTGG AGGATCCTGTTATCCAGAGCTTCTTGGAAGCTGACATTTTCCTCAAAGTGTCTGATAAG TATCTGCTCTCCATGGTGGTGGAGTACTTCGGCCGTGTTGGGCTGCCTGGACACCTCTACAACAGGATCCACTTTTTCCTGGCCCT CTACATTGCCTCCGACATGGAGGAGGACAACCCCACATCCAAACGGAGCATCTTCCAGttcctgctgggcagggaacACTGGCCAGACCTCTACAAGGAGTTCCTGAAGTTGAAGGTGGAATTTTTCCATGCAATGGGGCACCGAGCCTGGGTCACTCCTGAGTTGTGTGAGGAG ATTCAGGCCCAGAACCCACATCACTGGGTCTGGAGTCGGGTGCGCCAATGCGCCCCCTAG